GATACTGCCCGGTTTGATGCCCAGATTCAAACGTTCTTCTTCCGACAATTTTGAATGCGTCGTTGAAGCTGGATGCGTTGCGATTGATCTTGAATCTCCTAAATTAGAGGTGTATAAAATCATTTCCAAATGATCCACAAAGGCTTTTGCTCGCTCAAAACCACCTTTGACAACAAAGGTTACAATACCGCCACCAGCTTTCATTTGTTTCTTGGCCAGCTCATATTGTGGATGGCTTGGTAAAAATGGATATTTTACATCCTCAATTTCCGCATGATTTTCCAATGCCTCGGCCAAAGCCAATGCGTTAGAACAATGACGGTCCATACGGATGCCCAATGTGTCTAAACTTTTTGATATGATCCAGGCATTGAAAGGCGATAATGCGGGGCCTGTATGACGGATAAAGAACATCAATTTATCGATAAGCTCTTGTTTTCCGACAACAATACCGCCCAAAACACGACCCTGTCCATCCATATATTTGGTCGCCGAATGGATAACCAGGTCAAATCCATATTGAATCGGTTTCTGAAGATAAGGTGTGGCAAAGCAGTTGTCGATCGACAGAATGATGTGGGGATATTTCTCCTTGATTTTACCCAACCATTCCAAATCAACCAATTCTAGACCTGGGTTGGATGGTGACTCTAAAAAGATGATTTTCGTATTTGGCTGGATTGCTTTTTCCCATTCTTCGGGATTAGCTGCGTCTACGTAAGTTGTTGTAACGCCCCAACGTGGGAAGAGTTCCGTAAATAACTGATGTGTAGAACCGAATATTGCACGTGAAGAGACAATATGGTCTCCACTTTCGATAATTCCTGCAAAGGAGGCAAATACTGCTGCCATACCTGACGCAAAAGACAATCCTGCTTCTGCACCTTCAAGAATACAAACTTTGTTGATGAATTCTGAAGTATTTGGATTAGCATAACGGGAATAAATCATTGCATCCTCTTCGCCAGCAAAGACCGCCCTACCTTGTTCAGCGCTGTCGAAGATAAAACTTGATGTAAGGTATAAAGGAGTCGAATGTTCGCGAAGTGCTGAACGATCGACCTGTTCACGTATGATTTTAGATTGATCTTGTTTCATGATGTGTAAAGGTACGAGATGAAATTTTTATATTTGTATAATTAGCAATGAAATAACCCATTTTATGAAAAAAATATGGCTTTTGCCTTGTACTATATTCCTAGTGCTTTGCTTTTCCTGTTCAAAGGATGAGGAAGGAACTTTTGAACAAAGACCAATGCAAATTCCGATCTTGTATCTAGAGTCATCTACCGCTGAATTATTTATGTCTAACGTGAACGAAATGAAATTGAGTTATCGTGGGAAACAATTGGATCGCATTATAGGAGGATTTTTAGAGATACCTACCACGAACGGATTTGCCCCCTTTTTTACGGATAAGGTGTACTGGGACGTTCGTGTAAACGGAAATCGGATGATACTTGAAAAAAAGAGTTTTAATAAGGAACTTATATTTTCAGACAGACAGAAGTTATTATTTGAGGGCGGGAAAATTGTCGAACTTATCAATACATAGGTGATTTGCTAAAAGGGGAGTACAGCTACGTCGACGAGCAACTCAGGTCCTAAAAAACGTTCTATTTTAATTCAGCGAAGAACCTAGATAGCCTCGTTGTAAGTTATCCTAATTCAGCCTTTAAAACTGTTCAGATATTTAGTGACTATGATGCCAAGCCTAATGAGATCAAAGGAGTTATGGTGCTGGAAGAGTTTCTCCCCCGAGCCTTGTCGACAAACAATTATTTAAGAAAAAATACAGTTTCGATTTCTGAAACTGGCGAGCGGGTTCAAACTGGCCGGGCCACATGTGCTGAACAATTGTTCTACTAGTGCCAAGTATTATTACAGCATTCATGTTTTGCATATTTTAATCAATCGATTGATTAAAACAAAGAATACGATTTGACCTAGGGATAAATTCTGTTGGAGCTCAGCATCGATCGGTTTTGTACGCAAATGTTACATACAGCATTTTGCAAAACTTCTTATCTTAGGGCTTTACAACCTAATTTTCTAGCACATAAATATAGACTATGTTGACAATCTTGTTATCCTCCATTTTACTTTCCAGCGGGCCATTCGCCAAATCAGATACTTTAAAAGCTTACGGGGCCTTGCCAACCGAGCGTCAATTAAAGTGGCAAGAGATGGAAACGTATTGTTTGATTCATTATACGCCGACAACTTTCCAAAATAAGGAGTGGGGTTATGGTGATGCACAGCCCTCATTGTTTAATCCTTCGGCTTTTGATGCAAATCAAATTGCTAAGGCAGCTGCAGCAGGTGGTTTCAGGGGCTTAATTAGTGTGGCAAAGCACCATGACGGATTCTGTTTGTGGCCAACCAAGACAACATCCTATAGTATCGCTTCCTCACCGTGGGAAAACGGGAAAGGTGATATGGTCAAAGAATTTATGCAAGCGACCCATCGCAATGGGATGAAATTTGGTGTATATCTTTCTGCTTGGGATCGTCACGATGAACGTTACGGCACACCGGCCTATGCCGATGCCTACAGACAGCAGCTGACCGAACTGATGAGCAATTATGGCCCATTGTTTACCTCCTGGCACGACGGAGCAAATGGTGGTGATGGCTTTTATGGTGGCCATGAAGGAAAGCGTATCATCGATCGAACAACTTACTATGAGTGGCATGAAAAAACCTGGCCAATTGTACGAAAATTACAGCCTGAAGCGGTTATTTTCTCAGATATCGGTCCCGATATGCGTTGGGTGGGTAATGAAAAAGGATTTGCTGCTGAAACTTCATGGGCAACATTTACGCCGATTGGCTTAAACGGAAAAGTCGCTGTACCCGGAGCGACAGAATCACATAATGCCGAAACAGGTGACCGTAATGGTAAATATTGGATACCTGCTGAATGTGACGTGCCACAACGTCCGGGATGGTTTTATCATGAAGAACAAGATAGCCGTGTAAAAACACCAAATCAGCTTTTTGAGATCTATTTAAAATCCGTTGGAAGAGGAGCATGCATGAATCTTGGCTTAGCACCGATGCCTTCTGGTACATTACATGAGAATGATGTGAAGTCGCTGCAGGCTTTTGGGAAAAAAGTGAAGGAAACTTTCCGTACCAATTTAGCCAAAGGAGCGACCATCACGGCATCCAATGTCCGTAACGGTGATTCAAAATCCTATGGTACTTCATTTATTACCGATAACGACCGCTATAGCTATTGGGCAACAGACGATTCCAAAACATCGGCTACATTGGAAATAAAATTAAAATCCCCAGCGAAGTTCGACCTTATTCAGTTGAGAGAGAATATTAAGTTGGGACAACGTATCGATAGTGTTTCGATTGAACGTTGGGAAAATAACAGCTGGAAGCCTTTGGCCAAAGCAACAAGTATCGGCGCAAACCGCCTCATCAAACTCGAGCAACCTCAAACTGCAAGTAAATTACGTCTTCATGTTTATGCTCCTGTAGCGATTACGCTCAGTGATTTTGGATTGTTCAAGGAGTATAACGAGCCTTTTGCATTTAATACCAAAGAGGTGAAAAAGCTGACTGGATTTAAGATTTCGACAGGTAGATCCAATAATAATGCTTATTTATCTGACGGAAAACCAAGTACTTTTGCGACTGTTGCCGATCAAGGTGTAATCGTTGTCGCTACAGACAAACCTGTTTCTGGTATCGGCTTCCTTCCTCGTCAGGATGGAAAGAACGTAGGGACACCAACACATTATAAAATATCAACCAGTACTGACGGGAAAACATGGACCCTTGTTAAAGAGGGTGAGTTTTCCAATATTAAGGCGAATCCGATTTTGCAACAGGTGTTTTTCGATACGAACAGCGCAACCAAGTTTATCAAATTTGAACCAAAACAATTTATTGATGGCAATGAATTAGCCATAGCGGAATTTGAATTGTATGGTAAATAGATTTTTAATGCTTATCGTGGTATGTATATGTCATACCACGATGCTTTTTGCTCAACAAAATCCACTCGTACTTTGGTATAATAAGCCCGCGAAGGTTTGGGAAGAGACCTTGCCATTAGGAAACGGACTTATCGGCATGATGCCAGATGGAAATCCTAGTCATGAAAAGATCGTACTCAACGAGATTAGTATGTGGTCGGGCAGTCCAGAGGATCCCAATAATTATGAAGCCTATAAAAATGTTGAAGCTATTCAGGCTCTGCTTAAGGCCGGTAAAAATGATGAAGCCGAAAAATTGGTCAATGAAACTTTTGTGACCAAAGGCAAGGGGTCGGGTTTTGGTAATGGGGCAACGGTTCCCTACGGCTGTTATCAGCTATTCGGCGACCTTATACTCGATTATAAATTGCCTGCTGGAACGATCGAAGGTTACAAGCGTTCCCTCGACTTAGCGACGGCCTCTGCACAAACTTCATTCAAGATCAACGGGCAGCAAGTCCAACGCCGTTATTATACTTCTTTTGACAACAATGTCGGTGTTATTCAATTAAGCCAACATAAAGATGTGGTACAGCAGTTAGGCATATCATTCCAGCGCCAGGAAAATATTGACCGTTATACCTTGTTGGACGATGGGATTCTGGTTGAGGGATCTTTGCCTGATGGAAAAGGTGGTAAAAATCTGAAATTCGTTGGATTTATTCAGGTTAAAGGTAAAAATCTGCAGATCAACAAAAAGGATAAAACCTTAGAAGTGTCGGCAAATGGTGGTCTTACGATCTATTTCTCAGCAAGTACTTCCTATTATGGAAAGGACCCCTTACCTGTTGTCAAAGCGGCTGTTGCAGCCGCAAAAACTGCTGACGAACAGAAAATATATAAAAACCATCTCGCAGTCTATCAAAAGGTCTTCGATCGGGTAAGTCTTAATCTGTATGGAAATACAGCGAATAACGCTATTCCGACCAATGAACGCATTGCTAATTTTTATAAAAATCCGGTTGCTGATCCCGATTTGGCAACG
The DNA window shown above is from Sphingobacterium thalpophilum and carries:
- a CDS encoding alpha-L-fucosidase; protein product: MLTILLSSILLSSGPFAKSDTLKAYGALPTERQLKWQEMETYCLIHYTPTTFQNKEWGYGDAQPSLFNPSAFDANQIAKAAAAGGFRGLISVAKHHDGFCLWPTKTTSYSIASSPWENGKGDMVKEFMQATHRNGMKFGVYLSAWDRHDERYGTPAYADAYRQQLTELMSNYGPLFTSWHDGANGGDGFYGGHEGKRIIDRTTYYEWHEKTWPIVRKLQPEAVIFSDIGPDMRWVGNEKGFAAETSWATFTPIGLNGKVAVPGATESHNAETGDRNGKYWIPAECDVPQRPGWFYHEEQDSRVKTPNQLFEIYLKSVGRGACMNLGLAPMPSGTLHENDVKSLQAFGKKVKETFRTNLAKGATITASNVRNGDSKSYGTSFITDNDRYSYWATDDSKTSATLEIKLKSPAKFDLIQLRENIKLGQRIDSVSIERWENNSWKPLAKATSIGANRLIKLEQPQTASKLRLHVYAPVAITLSDFGLFKEYNEPFAFNTKEVKKLTGFKISTGRSNNNAYLSDGKPSTFATVADQGVIVVATDKPVSGIGFLPRQDGKNVGTPTHYKISTSTDGKTWTLVKEGEFSNIKANPILQQVFFDTNSATKFIKFEPKQFIDGNELAIAEFELYGK
- a CDS encoding aminotransferase class I/II-fold pyridoxal phosphate-dependent enzyme, which produces MKQDQSKIIREQVDRSALREHSTPLYLTSSFIFDSAEQGRAVFAGEEDAMIYSRYANPNTSEFINKVCILEGAEAGLSFASGMAAVFASFAGIIESGDHIVSSRAIFGSTHQLFTELFPRWGVTTTYVDAANPEEWEKAIQPNTKIIFLESPSNPGLELVDLEWLGKIKEKYPHIILSIDNCFATPYLQKPIQYGFDLVIHSATKYMDGQGRVLGGIVVGKQELIDKLMFFIRHTGPALSPFNAWIISKSLDTLGIRMDRHCSNALALAEALENHAEIEDVKYPFLPSHPQYELAKKQMKAGGGIVTFVVKGGFERAKAFVDHLEMILYTSNLGDSRSIATHPASTTHSKLSEEERLNLGIKPGSIRLSVGLEDQQDIINDILQALEKTK